From Acidobacteriota bacterium, one genomic window encodes:
- a CDS encoding tetratricopeptide repeat protein, which translates to MQPTPATEGLKNLLTQPEVKLDLAAAALQIASEEYPDLVLADYLTRLDRLAERAAGQLSLSVEPDVIDSLDGINRTLYREEGFSGNSDVYYDPRNSFLNEVLDRRTGIPITLSIIYMEVGRRLGLDIRGVGLPGHFLVKCVAASGEWLIDPFFGGKTVTEAECRHRLTRLHGEKFSFQRSFLDCVTKRQILGRLLANLKMIYLVQRDFGRALNVIDKIILIFPDAAGEIRDRGSVSFRLQHFSAAIRDWNRYLAMKPQASDLQEVKQNLKVAATQIGLRN; encoded by the coding sequence ATGCAACCAACACCGGCAACCGAAGGGCTGAAGAACTTGCTGACTCAGCCCGAGGTCAAGTTGGACCTGGCAGCCGCGGCTTTGCAAATTGCCTCGGAAGAATATCCCGATCTCGTCCTGGCAGACTACCTGACGCGCTTGGACCGGCTGGCCGAGAGAGCCGCGGGCCAGCTTTCCCTTTCGGTGGAACCGGATGTCATCGACAGCCTGGATGGCATCAACCGGACCTTGTATCGCGAGGAAGGGTTTTCCGGAAATTCCGACGTCTACTATGACCCCCGCAACAGTTTCCTGAATGAGGTTCTCGACCGTCGCACCGGAATTCCCATTACCCTGTCCATCATCTACATGGAGGTGGGGCGGCGGCTCGGACTGGATATTCGTGGCGTCGGCCTGCCCGGCCATTTTCTTGTGAAGTGCGTGGCGGCCAGCGGCGAGTGGCTGATCGATCCTTTCTTCGGAGGAAAGACGGTCACCGAAGCGGAGTGCCGCCATCGCCTCACACGACTGCATGGAGAGAAGTTTTCCTTTCAACGCTCCTTTCTGGATTGCGTCACCAAGCGTCAGATTCTGGGGCGTCTCCTGGCCAACCTGAAGATGATCTACCTGGTCCAGAGGGATTTCGGAAGAGCCCTCAACGTGATCGATAAGATCATTCTCATCTTTCCGGATGCAGCCGGAGAGATCCGGGACCGTGGCTCCGTCTCCTTTCGGCTGCAACATTTTTCCGCGGCAATTCGGGACTGGAATCGCTATCTGGCCATGAAGCCCCAGGCGTCAGACCTCCAGGAGGTGAAGCAGAACCTGAAGGTGGCTGCAACCCAAATCGGTCTGCGCAATTGA
- a CDS encoding radical SAM protein, with protein sequence MYTDHMFREGRNQSWWHQLSGSSFLSSVADLTWKTFQAVNRSLPEGQLPTPSWAPGKMLKSRERSAPTLGFPRITDSLCPRCVPEVRNAIINGEADLSTLMSGHPGEIKAQILEEGGKVIMRKVCDKHGPFEDVLSTSPEFTRRIEGLFFGRDFRCSEDDHVHRHGNSSIKFGRGAVLTVDLTNRCNMMCNPCFMDANQVGYVHQPEFDDIKAILDRAVSYKPRRQVIILFSGGEPTLSPYFIEAVAYAKKIGFYRVLAATNGIRFAQSEEFTQQAHEAGLHGAYLQFDGTSEENNRHRGVGNLFDVKLQAIENMAKVGMKTTLVTTIVNGVNNDGIGSIVDFAARNVDKIQTIAFQPVSFTGRDEDVDDETRYAQRYTLSQMTQDLKGQLSADWQPLRDWFPLSSYSAFTSVMDLLQGADASWGWSACNCHPNCGIFSLLVVNRRTGEWTPLFKFFDYEQFIRDVAVITDTARGKAFTGAQLALAILRNFKADLAPRGFPISQIVNLFKPSSARSDSDRNDRMKTRNDKDDWRVLCVEGMWFQDLWTYDFRRTEMCVIPYGTQEGEISFCAYNTGVGWRQIIENMHQTATLAEWHKTRGRHEIFAKGKKVSLDTTQHNLTLPVIQDSASSGSCCNENPAILEKDREALEAVKTTQRV encoded by the coding sequence ATGTACACAGACCACATGTTTAGAGAGGGTCGGAACCAAAGCTGGTGGCACCAGCTTTCGGGGTCATCCTTTCTCTCCAGTGTAGCCGATTTGACCTGGAAGACTTTCCAGGCCGTCAATCGAAGCCTCCCGGAGGGCCAGCTCCCGACTCCCAGCTGGGCTCCAGGTAAAATGCTCAAGAGCCGCGAACGCTCGGCCCCCACCCTGGGATTCCCCAGGATTACCGACTCCTTGTGTCCGCGCTGCGTGCCCGAGGTTCGCAATGCCATCATCAACGGCGAAGCAGACCTCTCCACCCTGATGTCGGGACACCCGGGTGAAATCAAGGCCCAGATTCTGGAAGAGGGCGGCAAGGTGATCATGCGAAAGGTGTGCGACAAGCACGGGCCTTTCGAAGACGTGCTCTCCACCAGCCCCGAATTTACCCGTCGAATCGAAGGTCTCTTCTTCGGACGGGATTTCCGTTGTTCCGAGGATGACCACGTCCATCGCCATGGAAATTCCAGCATCAAGTTCGGACGCGGCGCCGTGCTGACCGTGGATCTGACCAACCGATGCAACATGATGTGCAATCCCTGCTTCATGGATGCCAATCAGGTCGGTTATGTTCACCAGCCGGAATTCGATGACATCAAGGCCATTCTGGACCGTGCCGTCTCCTACAAGCCGCGGCGCCAGGTGATCATTCTTTTCTCCGGGGGAGAACCGACGCTGTCCCCATACTTCATCGAAGCCGTCGCCTACGCCAAGAAGATCGGATTCTATCGGGTTCTGGCAGCCACCAACGGGATTCGCTTCGCACAGAGCGAGGAGTTCACCCAGCAGGCTCATGAGGCGGGCCTTCACGGAGCCTATCTGCAGTTCGACGGCACCAGCGAAGAAAACAACCGCCACCGCGGTGTCGGCAATCTGTTCGACGTCAAGTTGCAGGCCATCGAGAACATGGCCAAGGTGGGCATGAAGACCACGCTGGTGACCACCATCGTCAACGGTGTCAATAACGATGGAATCGGGTCCATCGTGGATTTTGCCGCCCGTAACGTCGACAAGATTCAAACCATCGCCTTCCAACCCGTATCCTTCACCGGTCGGGATGAAGACGTCGATGACGAAACCCGATACGCGCAACGCTACACCCTGTCTCAGATGACCCAGGATCTCAAGGGCCAGTTATCGGCCGACTGGCAGCCCCTGCGCGACTGGTTTCCCCTGTCGTCCTACAGCGCCTTCACCAGCGTGATGGATCTCCTGCAGGGGGCGGACGCTTCCTGGGGATGGAGCGCCTGCAACTGCCACCCGAACTGCGGCATCTTCAGCCTGCTGGTGGTCAATCGCCGCACCGGCGAATGGACTCCCCTGTTCAAGTTCTTCGACTATGAACAATTCATCCGAGACGTGGCGGTCATTACCGACACTGCTCGCGGCAAGGCCTTCACCGGTGCCCAACTGGCTCTGGCCATTTTGCGCAACTTCAAGGCCGACCTGGCTCCCCGGGGGTTTCCCATCTCGCAAATCGTCAACCTGTTCAAGCCAAGTTCGGCGCGATCGGACAGCGACCGCAACGACCGCATGAAGACCCGCAACGACAAGGACGACTGGCGGGTGCTGTGCGTGGAAGGCATGTGGTTCCAGGATCTGTGGACCTACGATTTCCGGCGCACCGAGATGTGCGTCATCCCCTATGGCACCCAGGAGGGAGAAATTTCCTTCTGCGCCTATAACACCGGGGTCGGCTGGAGGCAGATCATCGAAAACATGCATCAAACGGCCACCCTGGCGGAGTGGCACAAGACTCGGGGACGACATGAGATCTTCGCCAAAGGCAAGAAGGTGTCCCTCGACACAACCCAGCACAACCTGACACTGCCGGTCATTCAAGACTCGGCTTCCTCCGGCAGTTGCTGTAATGAGAATCCTGCCATCCTGGAGAAAGATCGAGAGGCTCTGGAAGCCGTCAAAACCACCCAACGGGTCTAA
- a CDS encoding phytanoyl-CoA dioxygenase family protein encodes MNANHTALASQLQDRGYCLIPGVVPSRELEDLRRSVARDVRIHTDMPMPVGHVPGFLRVNQALAPFLAHPRVLGLAQSLLGSHVRISMLTGSVNGPGIPRGSFHADWPYNQKSAACIPAPYPDLLMHLVTFWMLTDFTEENGATIVVPGSHRKPNHPMKGGPVDPDAPHPDERRLLGSAGTVAVCDARLWHAVATNRTDRDRVAVIVRYAPWWLNLDPLRPGTIDREDIVDATGGVNAEVPSLPASVFERLPEEVKGLLRYSVGGSGSAG; translated from the coding sequence GTGAACGCAAACCACACCGCATTGGCATCCCAACTTCAGGATCGGGGCTATTGCCTCATTCCGGGAGTGGTTCCCTCCCGGGAACTGGAGGACCTGCGTCGGAGCGTTGCCAGAGACGTCAGAATTCACACCGACATGCCCATGCCCGTCGGGCACGTCCCCGGATTCTTGAGAGTGAACCAGGCCCTGGCGCCCTTTCTGGCCCATCCACGGGTGCTGGGGCTGGCCCAGTCTCTGCTGGGCTCCCATGTTCGCATTTCCATGCTGACCGGCTCGGTCAATGGCCCGGGAATCCCCCGCGGGTCATTCCACGCCGACTGGCCCTACAACCAGAAAAGCGCTGCCTGCATTCCGGCCCCCTACCCCGATCTGCTCATGCACCTGGTGACTTTCTGGATGCTGACCGATTTTACCGAGGAGAACGGGGCTACCATTGTAGTCCCCGGCAGCCACCGCAAGCCCAACCACCCCATGAAAGGGGGCCCCGTCGACCCCGACGCCCCTCACCCCGACGAGCGTCGCCTGCTGGGATCGGCCGGAACCGTTGCCGTCTGCGACGCGCGCCTCTGGCATGCCGTGGCCACCAATCGAACCGATCGGGACCGGGTTGCGGTGATCGTGCGCTATGCCCCCTGGTGGTTGAACCTGGACCCTCTCCGGCCCGGGACCATCGATCGCGAGGATATCGTGGACGCCACCGGCGGCGTCAATGCCGAGGTGCCTTCCCTGCCGGCTTCGGTATTCGAGCGCTTGCCCGAAGAGGTCAAGGGATTGCTCAGGTATTCCGTTGGCGGGTCGGGGTCCGCCGGGTGA
- a CDS encoding altronate dehydratase family protein, producing the protein MSEARLSDKAILVHPDDNVAVAKATIGQGTLLSSNGTRVMVTQTVQPGHKIALRGIASGETVLRYGEVIGLATCPIPQGGTVHNHNMVPDTKGRRKPTGIDPKPVRFRPSGEVPRFQGYQREWGGVGTRNYVVVLSTVICSSHPSQLIARHFEQQFQDDPNFDGVIPITHQEGCGGEKGEDIAQLMRVYNGIMYHPNVAAVLVVGLGCEESNVECVQGCHSSLPLQLQTHTRGRVRYLTIQGAGGTTPTVKQGIQIVEELVEQARKCRRTSVSAKHLLLGLQCGGSDAYSGISANPALGRASDLIVSCGGTTVLPETPEIYGAEHLLMRGAASSQAAEGLWRILERYKAYAAALGGELDENPSPGNIAGGISNIVEKSLGAIRKAGSTPLQGVFDYAERINRSGFVIMDSPGFDTPSVSGLVSSGANVVCFTTGRGTPTGNPIVPVLKIATNSRMFHHLEENMDINAGTIIDGTQSLDEVGQNIFDTILATASGEHAKNEVTGHREFALWRAGPML; encoded by the coding sequence ATGAGCGAAGCCAGACTGTCGGATAAAGCCATCCTTGTTCATCCCGATGACAACGTGGCCGTGGCCAAGGCCACCATCGGCCAGGGTACTCTGTTGAGCTCCAACGGCACCCGTGTGATGGTCACCCAGACGGTGCAGCCGGGCCACAAGATCGCATTGCGAGGGATCGCCTCCGGCGAGACCGTCCTCCGTTACGGGGAAGTCATCGGCCTGGCAACCTGTCCCATTCCCCAAGGTGGCACAGTCCACAATCACAATATGGTTCCGGACACCAAGGGCCGGCGGAAGCCGACCGGAATCGATCCCAAACCGGTCCGGTTTCGCCCTTCCGGCGAGGTTCCACGCTTTCAAGGCTACCAGAGAGAATGGGGGGGCGTCGGCACCCGTAACTACGTGGTGGTGCTCTCAACCGTGATCTGCTCCAGCCATCCGAGCCAGCTCATCGCCAGGCACTTCGAGCAACAGTTTCAGGACGATCCCAATTTCGACGGGGTCATACCCATCACTCACCAGGAGGGATGCGGCGGCGAGAAGGGCGAGGACATTGCCCAACTGATGCGGGTCTACAACGGGATCATGTACCACCCCAACGTTGCGGCTGTCCTGGTTGTGGGTCTTGGGTGCGAGGAAAGCAACGTGGAATGCGTGCAGGGGTGCCACTCCAGCCTTCCCCTCCAGTTGCAGACCCATACCCGGGGGCGGGTGCGCTATCTGACCATCCAGGGAGCCGGAGGCACCACCCCAACCGTGAAGCAGGGCATTCAAATCGTTGAGGAACTGGTGGAACAGGCCCGAAAATGCAGACGCACCAGCGTGTCCGCCAAACACCTGCTGCTGGGCCTGCAGTGCGGGGGGTCGGATGCCTACTCGGGCATCTCAGCCAATCCGGCGCTGGGACGGGCCAGCGACCTGATCGTGAGTTGCGGCGGCACGACCGTGTTGCCTGAGACCCCGGAGATCTACGGCGCGGAACATCTGCTGATGAGGGGTGCGGCCTCCAGCCAGGCCGCCGAGGGCCTGTGGCGCATTCTGGAACGCTACAAGGCCTATGCGGCCGCCCTGGGAGGAGAATTGGATGAGAATCCTTCACCGGGCAACATCGCAGGCGGAATATCCAACATTGTAGAGAAATCGCTGGGGGCCATTCGCAAGGCAGGGAGCACTCCACTGCAAGGGGTCTTCGACTACGCCGAAAGAATCAATCGATCCGGCTTTGTGATCATGGACTCACCCGGTTTCGACACCCCGTCGGTATCCGGGTTGGTGTCCAGCGGCGCCAACGTCGTCTGTTTCACCACCGGGCGGGGGACTCCCACCGGCAATCCCATCGTCCCGGTCCTCAAGATCGCGACCAACAGCCGCATGTTCCACCATCTTGAAGAGAACATGGATATCAATGCCGGCACGATTATCGATGGGACTCAATCCCTGGACGAGGTTGGCCAGAATATTTTCGACACCATCCTTGCCACAGCCTCTGGCGAACACGCCAAGAACGAGGTCACCGGACACCGCGAGTTCGCCCTCTGGCGGGCCGGTCCGATGTTGTGA